A single region of the Mugil cephalus isolate CIBA_MC_2020 chromosome 4, CIBA_Mcephalus_1.1, whole genome shotgun sequence genome encodes:
- the LOC125006688 gene encoding transcription factor HES-5-like, with protein sequence MKPAEIRFSLQRPLQHRDPDMAPTTTAAMTNSQEHLTLTHKLRKPLVEKLRRERINSSIEQLKSLLGPEFLKQQPDSKLEKADILEMTVYFLRRLQQKQHQAVDSVDQGYSRCVQQVVHFLSKKNVNTQSQRRLMEHFNKMQSSSEKKNLREADFSPLSSTDQTSITKDKSPVNSSLWRPW encoded by the exons ATGAAGCCAGCAGAGATCAGATTCTCTCTACAGAGACCTCTACAACACAGAGATCCAGACATGGCACCTACAACCACTGCAGCAATGACCAACTCTCAGGAACatctcactctgacacacaag ctCAGAAAGCCTCTGGTGGAGAAGTTACGCAGAGAGCGAATCAACAGCAGCATTGAGCAGCTCAAGTCTCTCCTGGGTCCAGAGTTCCTCAAACAGCAGCCAGACTCCAAGCTGGAGAAAGCAGACATCCTGGAGATGACAGTTTACTTCTTGAGACGactgcagcagaagcagcatcAAGCTGTGGACTCTGTTGATCAGGGCTACTCCAGGTGTGTCCAACAGGTGGTGCACTTCCTGTCCAAGAAGAATGTGAATACTCAGTCCCAGAGAAGACTGATGGAGCACTTCAACAAGATGCAGTCTTCCTCTGAGAAGAAGAACCTGAGAGAGGCTGACTTCTCTCCTCTGAGCtccacagaccagaccagcatCACCAAAGACAAGAGTCCAGTCAACAGCTCCCTCTGGAGGCCGTGGTAG
- the LOC125006695 gene encoding protein hairy-like produces MKPAEIRFSLQRPLQHRDPDMAPTTTAAMTNSQEHLTLTHKLRKPLVEKLRRERINSSIEQLKSLLGPEFLKQQPDSKLEKADILEMTVCLLTQMQQQHQQPRRPMDHFNKLQSSSEKKNLREADFSPLSSTVQTSITKDKSPVNSSLWRPW; encoded by the exons ATGAAGCCAGCAGAGATCAGATTCTCTCTACAGAGACCTCTGCAACACAGAGATCCAGACATGGCACCTACAACCACTGCAGCAATGACCAACTCTCAGGAACatctcactctgacacacaag ctCAGAAAACCTCTGGTGGAGAAGTTACGCAGAGAGCGAATCAACAGCAGCATTGAGCAGCTCAAGTCTCTCCTGGGTCCAGAGTTCCTCAAACAGCAGCCAGACTCCAAGCTGGAGAAAGCAGACATCCTGGAGATGACAGTCTGTCTCCTGacacagatgcagcagcagcatcaacaacCGAGAAGACCGATGGATCACTTCAACAAGCTGCAGTCTTCCTCTGAGAAGAAGAACCTGAGAGAGGCTGACTTCTCTCCTCTGAGCTCCACAGTCCAGACCAGCATCACCAAAGACAAGAGTCCAGTCAACAGCTCCCTTTGGAGGCCGTGGTAG
- the LOC125006691 gene encoding transcription factor HES-5-like: MKPAEIRFSLQRPLQHRDPDMAPTTTAAMTNSQEHLTLTHKLRKPLVEKLRRERINSSIEQLKSLLGPEFLKQQPDSKLEKADILEMTVYFLRRLQQQHQAVDSVDQGYSRCVQQVVHFLSKEEVKTQSQRRLMDHFNKLQSSSEKKKLREADFSPLSSTVQTSITKDKSPVNSSLWRPW, encoded by the exons ATGAAGCCAGCAGAGATCAGATTCTCTCTACAGAGACCTCTACAACACAGAGATCCAGACATGGCACCTACAACCACTGCAGCAATGACCAACTCTCAGGAACatctcactctgacacacaag ctCAGAAAGCCTCTGGTGGAGAAGTTACGCAGAGAGCGAATCAACAGCAGCATTGAGCAGCTCAAGTCTCTCCTGGGTCCAGAGTTCCTCAAACAGCAGCCAGACTCCAAGCTGGAGAAAGCAGACATCCTGGAGATGACAGTTTACTTCTTGAGacgactgcagcagcagcatcaagcTGTGGACTCTGTTGATCAGGGCTACTCCAGGTGTGTCCAACAGGTGGTGCACTTCTTGTccaaggaggaggtgaagactCAGTCCCAGAGAAGACTGATGGACCACTTCAACAAGCTGCAGTCTTCctctgagaagaagaagctgagagAGGCTGACTTCTCTCCTCTGAGCTCCACAGTCCAGACCAGCATCACCAAAGACAAGAGTCCAGTCAACAGCTCCCTCTGGAGGCCGTGGTAG